Part of the Cloacibacterium caeni genome is shown below.
TTTCATGTTTTGTTGAAATACGCCACTTTTATCGATGACATTAAAAGTATATTCGGTTTCATTCGCTTTCAGCATAAAAGCAATTAATGCACCGAATCCTATCAATAGAATTGGGGCTAAAAGCGTGAGAATGATAAAAGATTTCTTTTTAACCTGTGTTAAAAATTCTCTTTTGGTTATGATGAAGATATTTTTCATTTTGTTGCTTTCGGCTTTCTGCAATATGCATTCTGCCTTATATTTTTTGTGAAAAATTAATAATTATAAACTGCTGATTGCTGATTGCGGAGAGCTTACTGCTGTAATAAATACTTCATTCATGCTCGGAATTTTTTCGTCAAAACTTCTGATTTTTCCTGCTTTCATTAAATCATTGAGCAGAAGATTTTGGTCTTCATTGTAGTTTAAGTCAAATGAAATTAAACCATGTTGGTCATGAATATTGACCAGTTGATACTGATTTTTCAGCGTTTCTAAATTTTCAGTATTTACGTCAGACAAAACAACTTTGAATAGATTTTGCTTGAATTTTTCTCTTACTTCAAAGACTTTTCCATCAAGAATTTTTCTAGATTTATTGATGAGAGCCACACTATCGCAAAGTTCTTCTACACTTTCCATGCGGTGAGTAGAAAGAATGATAGTGGTTCCTTGTTCTTTCAGTTGAAGAATTTGGTCTTTTACTAAATTCGCATTCACCGGGTCAAATCCAGAAAATGGCTCATCGAGTATCAATAATTTGGGTTGATGCAATACAGTTACCACAAACTGAATTTTCTGCGCCATTCCTTTAGAAAGTTCAGAAAGTTTTTTGTTCCACCAATGGTCAATTTCTAAACGGTCAAACCAATATTTCGCTTGAGATAGCGCATCTTGCTTTTTCATTCCTTTGAGCGCTCCGAAATAGAGAATTTGGTCGCCAACAGTCATGTTTTTGTACAATCCTCTTTCTTCCGGCATGTAACCGATGTCTTTAATATGATGAGGATTTAGTTTCTCTCCATTGATGAAAACTTCGCCAGAATCTGCTTGTGTAATTTGGTTGATAATTCTGATGAAAGTGGTTTTTCCTGCTCCATTTGGACCGAGAAGTCCATAAACAGTAGCTTTTGGAACGTGAATGCTGAAATCTTGCAATGCAATTTTTTTTCCAGCACTATATGTTTTGGTAACGTGATTTGCTTGTAGCATTATAGTTTAAATTCTAAAGAATTAGTTGCGAAATTACGGAATTGTTACGAGATAAAAGAAGATTTAAAAGCATTACTAATAATAGAATTATTTGTTTCATATGCTCTGTCGTTCCTACGGAACTTTATTTGTTTTGGTATTAATTTTACTACAAACGTTTCGTCCCTACGGAACTCACTTTTTTAAATTTTAAAAAATTTAAATCACTTTAATGAAGAATAGTTAAAATTTAAATCTTCCATCATCCGACATTCACCATCCACTATCCAACTTATTTATAAATCTCCACTTCTATTTCTCCATCTTCTGTAATGGCGCCTCTGTACATTCCAGAAGTGTTAAATGGCATAGCGATATTTCCGTTTTTGTCTAGCGCAATTAAACCACCATCACCGCCCATTTTTTCGATTTCGTCTATGGTTTCTTGAGCTGCGGTTTTCACATCTTTATTCAAATATTGAATTTTGGCTGCGATGGTTCTGGCTGCAGTAGAACGAATGAAAAATTCGCCCCATCCTGTTGCAGAAATTCCTACATTTTCATCAGCATAAGTTCCTGCACCAATAATCGGTGCATCGCCAATTCTTCCATATTTTTTATTAGTCATTCCGCCAGTAGAAGTTCCTGCTGCCAAATTCCCAAATTGGTCAAGAGCAACACAACCTACGGTTCCAAATTTCTGGTCAACGATGAAATAGTCAGGTTTTGAATTTTCTGCTTTTGGATTTATTAATTTTTCTAATTCTTTTGCTTTTTGAAGGGATTTCCAACGGTTTTCTGTCCAGAAATATTTAGGATTTACGATTTCTAAACCTTGTAATTTAGCAAATTGTTCCGCACCGTTACCAGAAAGCATCACGTGTTCTGATTTTTCCATTACAGCAATCGCTGCTTTTATAGGATTTTTGATGGTGTGAACTCCTGCGATGGAACCTGCTTTTTTATCTTTTCCATTCATAATGGCAGCGTCTAGTTCATTCTTTCCATCATGCGTGAAAACAGCTCCTTTTCCAGCATTAAACAATGGAGAATCTTCCATCACTACGATGGCTGCTTCTACCGCTTCCACGGAAGTTTTACCGTTTTTAATTTCTGCATAAGCTTTTTGAAGCGCTTCGGTGAGTTTTTCTAAATATTCTTCTTCTAACTCGGGAGACATTTTTTCTCGGATGATGGTTCCTGCACCACCGTGAATAACGACTACGTATTTTTTTTGAGCCATTAGAAATAAAGAAAAGAACAATCCGAAGAGTAACGCTAATTTTTTCATATTGAGATATAATTTCGTGTGGCTCAAATTTAGAAAAAATTAAGCACTATTTGTGATTAATCAGCATTTTTAAATAGACTGTATTGAAATAATTCTCGGTCTACTTTTTTCTTCCAAGCTTCTTGTTTTGGATTTTTTTGGAAGAGAATTTTTTGTCCAATTTTAATGTAATAATCCTGATTATCTGCGTCAAATTGGTTGGAAGCTTTTTCTTTCATTACATTCCAATGCTGGATTTTCTTTCGGTAAATAGAAATATTAGTTATGTTTTTTTGTCTGAGACTTTCTACGGATTTTCTCATTTTTCGAGCATACAATTCGGTGAGGTCAAAATGAATTTGCTCGTGTTGTAAGACATAATCGTTTTTGAGAAGCATCCAAGATTCATTAGGGTCAAAATACGTTTTAATAGAAAAGTCAGGTACCGAATTTTTATTTCTTTGAAATGATGAATATTCTATTCTAATGGCACTTATTGCTCCTAAAAATTGCTGTCGATTTACTTTTATCGTGTCTTTATTTTCAGCTTTAAAATCTTGAATTTTCAATTTTTTATTTTCTTGCCAAAGAATAAAATTATCTTTCACAAAAGTAAAACTCATGAGCGTGATGAAGCCAACGAAAAAGAATATATTTTTAAAGATTTGGTTTTTCATACTGTTTATTAAACAATTTTTTTGCCAAAATAGTATGAAAAAAATCCAACCGATGAGTCAGTTGGATTTTTGTATTTATCCCTAAATTTTTAAGAGAACATGTCTCTTACTTTGTCAAAAAATGATTTTTCTTTTCCAGATGGTTCTGCTTGCATTTGACCGGTTCTCATTTGCGTTTCGAAGAACTCTTTTTGTTCTGGAGTGAGTTTTTGAGGAGTCCAAACGTTTACATGTACAAACATGTCACCTTTTCCGTAAGAATCTATGCTTGGTAATCCTTTTCCTGCTAATCTTAGAATTTTACCAGATTGCGTTCCTGCATCAATTTTAATTTTAACTTTTCCACCCACAGTATTAATTTCTTTAGAAGTTCCCAAAGCTGCTTCGGCAAAAGAAATATAGAGTTCCTGATGTAGATTATCGCCTTCGCGTTTTATAGTAGTATCTTGTTCTTCTTCGATGACAACTAATAAATCTCCAGGAATTCCACCAAAAGGAGCGTCATTACCTTTTCCACGAACGTTTAATTGAATTCCGTCTCTAGCTCCCGCTGGAATTTTGATAGAAACTTCTTCTTCTGATTTGATGAGTCCTTCAGAATTAGCTCCTGCAGGAATTTTATCTGCAATTTTACCTAAACCGTTACACGTTCCACAAGTGGTTTGCGTTTGCATTTGACCGAACATGGTGTTCATTATTTTAATCTGAACTCCGCTTCCGTTACAAGTGGTACACGTTTTAGAAGTAGCACCTTTTGCTACTTTCATTCGTTTTACTTTTATGGTTTTAGTGGTGCCATTCACCATTTCGTCGAGATTTAATCTAATTCTAACTCTCAAGTTAGAACCTTTGATTTGATGGCTTCTTCCGCCACCACCAAAACCGCCGCCACCGAAATGTCCGCCGAAAATATCTCCAAATTGTGAGAAAATATCTTCCATGTTCATTCCGCCACCGCCGAAACCGCCGCCGTAACCACCACCTGCAGCTCCGCCAACTCCAGCATGACCGAATTGGTCATAACGAGCTTTTTTATCGGCATCGCTTAATACTTCGTAAGCTTCTGCAGCTTCTTTAAATTTTTCTTCTGCAGATTTATCTCCCGGATTTTTGTCTGGGTGATATTTGATGGCCAATTTACGATAAGCCTTTTTGATTTCGTCTGCGCTGGCTGATTTTGATACGCCTAATATTTCGTAATAATCTCTTTTTGACATCTTATAAGGTGAATTATTTCTTGTGAATTTGCTACGCTATGAATTGGTGAATTTTTTAAATTGGCTCACTGAAATTCACTAGCAAAGCAAATTTGACTATTTTTAGTTTCCTGTAACTACTTTTGCAAATCTAATTACTCTATCGTGTAACTGATAACCCGTTTCTACTACATCTACAATTTTTCCTTTTAATTCCTCAGATGGAGCAGGAATTGAGGTAATTGCTTCATGGAAATCTACGTTAAACTCATCACCAGCATTTACTTCTACCGTTTTTAGACCTTTGTCTGATAATGTGTTTTTGAATTTTTGATAAATCAATTCTACACCTTTCAAGTCTGATTCGTTGCCGCTTTTTGCAATTTCTTTGATGGCTCTTTCAAAATCATCTAAAACAGAAAGCATAGCAATCATCATTTCGGTATTTGCATATTGTGCAAACTCCATTTTTTCTTTTAAGGTTCTTCTTTTATAATTTTCGAACTCTGCATACAAACGAATGTAACGGTCTTTTTCTTCTGCCAAAAGTTCTTCTGCAGTAGGTTGTTCTGTCACACTTTCTGTAGTGTTTTGTTCGTTTTGTAGATTTTCTTGACCTTCTTTATTTAAATTTTCTTCGTGTAGTTCTTTGTTTTCGCTCATTTCATTAGAATTTTCTACTGCAATATTTCAAAGATTTTGCCAAAGAGCAGTTTAGGAAAAATTGGCAGAAAATTTATTTTATAAAAAATTTAGATTATATGGTTTTTTAGCCCTGATTGAAGCGGTTACCCCGCAGTAAGTTTAGAGAGTAGAAATGGAACGAGGAGTAAAAGCGGAAAGCAGGTTCTCGGCTTCTAAAAATTATAAATTATTTTCCTGTGAATGTTTGATACAGTAAGTAAAGATTTAGAACAACGATGATGATGGAAATAATCCAAGCAAGAGTTTTCAAAGCTGGTTTATTCACAAATTCTCCCATTTTTAGTTTGTCACTCGTAAACATGACTAAAGGAATTACCGCAAAACTGAGTTGCATTGATAAAATCACTTGACTTAAAACCAATAAATCGGTAGTACCTTTTTCGCCATAAATAATAGCAATAATAAACGCGGGAACAATTGCTAAAAGTCTGGTAATTAATCTTCTGAGCCAAGGTTTTAGTTTAAGATTTAGGAAACCTTCCATCACGATTTGTCCTGCTAAAGTTCCTGTAAGTGTAGAGTTTTGTCCAGAAGCTAATAAGGCTACTGCAAATAAAATACTGGCTAAACTTGTTCCCAAAATAGGCGAAAGTAATTTGTAGGCATCATGAATATCTGCTACATCTTTGTAACCAGAATTATGGAAAGTTGCCGCCGAAACAATTAAAATGGCAGCATTGATAAAAAATGCGAAAAGCAAAGAAACAGTACTGTCAATGGTTGCGAATTTTATTGCCATTTTTTTTCCTTCAGAAGTTCTAGGATAAGCTCTGGTTTGTACTAAACTGCTATGTAAATATAAATTATGAGGCATTACTGTCGCGCCTAAAATTCCGATTGCGATGTAAAGCATTGATGGATTAAAAATTATTTCTTTCTTCGGAAGTAGGTTGCTTAAAATAGGCATAATTTCTGGTTGGCTTACCAAGATTTCGTATAAGAAACAAGCGAAAATGACGAAAATAAGTCCTGCTACAAAACTTTCGAGCCACCTAAAACCTTTGGATTGAAGCATCAAAATAAGCAAAACATCAATTCCTGTGATTAAAATCCCAACAGGAAGTGGAATTCCAAAAAGTAAATTTAAAGCAATTGCTGAACCGATAACTTCCGCTAAATCACAAGCAATAATGGCGATTTCGCATAAAACCCATAAAATAAAATTCACCGTTGGTGAAAAATGGTCTCTGCAAGCTTGTGCTAAGTCTCTTTCGGCTGCAATTCCTAGTTTTAAGGATAAATGTTGAAGGATAATTGCAAAAATATTGGATAAAAGAATGACGGATAGTAAAGTATAACCAAATTGTGAACCTCCTGCAATATCCGTTGCCCAATTTCCTGGGTCCATATAACCTACAGCTACCATTAAACCAGGACCTGCAAATGCAAAAAGTTTCTTCCAGAAACTGCCATCAGTAGGAATGTGAATAGAAGCAAAAGATTCTGATAAAGAGTTCTGGTCATTATTTCTTCTCCAGGGTTTTTTCATAAATGTTAGATTAGCCTAACAAAATTAGTTAAATATTTCTTATTCTGAAAATAAATATGAAAAAAAACGCTTAGAAAATTTCCTAAGCGTCTATTATTGAGGGAATTATTTTAATAATTATTTGGCAAATCTTAATGCTATTTTTCTGTCGATGGCTCTTTCTTCTTCGGTTGCCGTAGCTGGTAAAGTAGCAAATTTACTTCCGTAACCTTCTGCATTTACTATTTGTTTTTCTAAGCCAGCTTTAGTCAATTCATTTTTTATAAAATCTGCTCTTGCTTGAGAAAGTGCTAAATTTTCAGTTTCGGTTCCGGATTTATCAGTGTAAGCACCGATTTTAATTTTTACTTCGGGATATGCTTTTAAAATTTTAATAAGATTAGCAATTTGTTCTGTTCCAGATGTTAATTGGTCTGATTTCCCAGAAGCAAAAGTTACTTGGTCAAATTCATACCAAGTAGATTTTAGAGCATCGTCATCTTTAGCATTTTTATAATTGTCTGCTTTTAAAAATGTAATCATTCTATCTTCTAAACCATCAGAAACCACTTGCAGAGAATTTCCCTTGAAATCAATTTTTTTCTGAGCATCTGATAAAGAATCAGCTGGAATAGGTTCTGGAATTATAGTAACGTTTTCTGTTGTGGTTTTAGTTTTAAGAACTTCTTTTTGAGCTAATTGATTCCACAAAAACCATGCAACGATGCCAAGAATAAGTAAAGGAAGAAGCCATTTCCAGAAAGAACTTTTTTCTGAGTTTTCTTGATGTAATATTTTAACTTCTTCTTTGGTTTTATGAGTAATTGGAGCAGAAGTTTCAACCAGAGTTTCTGTATTTTTTTCAAGTAAATTTTCTAAACCTAATTGTTCTAAAGACATTCCTGCAGGTAATAAAGCGGGGATTAAGTATCTGTTTTCGGCTAATTTTGAAAGAATTCCTTGGTCATCTAATCCGTTTTCATGTGCGCATTTTTTTATTCCTTGGAGTGTGGCAGCAGTTGCAACTTTTAAAAGATTTTCAGCCGAAGATTTATTGATGTTAGCATACTCAGAGACATAAGAAAGGATTTGTTCACTTTTTTCTCCTAAAATTTTAGAAATAATATCCTGAATTTCTGGACTATTTCCTGCTTTTTCGAGTAAATTTTCAGAAAAATCGAGAGATGAAGTTTCAAGAAGTGCGTTAATCACATCATCTTGTTTAGAATGTTGGGCAAAAACTCCTAAAACCGCTGGAAAAAGACTTCCTAAAGCTTTTGAAACGTTTGATTCGCTTTCTCCTAACTGAATAGCGGCTTCGGAAATTAATTCTTGATTTAATTGAGGTTTTATAAGGTCAATGAGTGACATGGTGTTGGTATAAAAAATTAACGAAGTTAAAGTTAAAAATTTTTTCCTTTACTTCGTTAATTCTTAAAAAATATGATGAGAAATTAATCTTCTCCTTGAAATCTTAATAAGCCTTTGCAAAAAGAACTCTTTTGTTAGAAGGTTTTCCTGTAATCAAAGAAATTCCTTGCTCTTCTTCTGCAACTAGAGGAATACATCTGATGGTAGCTTTGGTTTCTTCTTTGATTTGCTCTTCTTCTTCAGCAGTTCCGTCCCAATGTGCAGCAATGAAACCTCCTTTTTCTTCTAACACTTTTTTGAATTCTTCGTAAGAATCTACTTTGGTAATGTGTTCGTTTCTATACGTTTCTGCTTTTTTGTAGATGTCATTTTGAACGGTAACCAATAGTTCTTCGATGTAATCTTCGATATTTTCTAACGAACGAACTTCTTTGGTTAAGTTATCTCTTCTTGCAATTTCTACTGTTTTATTTTCTAAATCTCTAGCGCCCATTGCAATTCTTAATGGAACTCCTTTTAATTCATATTCTGCAAATTTCCAGCCTGGTTTGTATTCCGTTCTGTCGTCATATTTTACAGAAATTCCTTTTGCTTTTAATTTGTCAAAAATGTCATTAGCTACCACAGAAATTTCAGCCAATTGCTCTTCTCCTTTGAAAATAGGAACAATTACCACCTGAATTGGAGCCAATTTTGGAGGAAGTACCAAACCAAA
Proteins encoded:
- a CDS encoding ABC transporter ATP-binding protein, yielding MLQANHVTKTYSAGKKIALQDFSIHVPKATVYGLLGPNGAGKTTFIRIINQITQADSGEVFINGEKLNPHHIKDIGYMPEERGLYKNMTVGDQILYFGALKGMKKQDALSQAKYWFDRLEIDHWWNKKLSELSKGMAQKIQFVVTVLHQPKLLILDEPFSGFDPVNANLVKDQILQLKEQGTTIILSTHRMESVEELCDSVALINKSRKILDGKVFEVREKFKQNLFKVVLSDVNTENLETLKNQYQLVNIHDQHGLISFDLNYNEDQNLLLNDLMKAGKIRSFDEKIPSMNEVFITAVSSPQSAISSL
- a CDS encoding isoaspartyl peptidase/L-asparaginase family protein, producing MKKLALLFGLFFSLFLMAQKKYVVVIHGGAGTIIREKMSPELEEEYLEKLTEALQKAYAEIKNGKTSVEAVEAAIVVMEDSPLFNAGKGAVFTHDGKNELDAAIMNGKDKKAGSIAGVHTIKNPIKAAIAVMEKSEHVMLSGNGAEQFAKLQGLEIVNPKYFWTENRWKSLQKAKELEKLINPKAENSKPDYFIVDQKFGTVGCVALDQFGNLAAGTSTGGMTNKKYGRIGDAPIIGAGTYADENVGISATGWGEFFIRSTAARTIAAKIQYLNKDVKTAAQETIDEIEKMGGDGGLIALDKNGNIAMPFNTSGMYRGAITEDGEIEVEIYK
- the dnaJ gene encoding molecular chaperone DnaJ, giving the protein MSKRDYYEILGVSKSASADEIKKAYRKLAIKYHPDKNPGDKSAEEKFKEAAEAYEVLSDADKKARYDQFGHAGVGGAAGGGYGGGFGGGGMNMEDIFSQFGDIFGGHFGGGGFGGGGRSHQIKGSNLRVRIRLNLDEMVNGTTKTIKVKRMKVAKGATSKTCTTCNGSGVQIKIMNTMFGQMQTQTTCGTCNGLGKIADKIPAGANSEGLIKSEEEVSIKIPAGARDGIQLNVRGKGNDAPFGGIPGDLLVVIEEEQDTTIKREGDNLHQELYISFAEAALGTSKEINTVGGKVKIKIDAGTQSGKILRLAGKGLPSIDSYGKGDMFVHVNVWTPQKLTPEQKEFFETQMRTGQMQAEPSGKEKSFFDKVRDMFS
- a CDS encoding nucleotide exchange factor GrpE, with the translated sequence MSENKELHEENLNKEGQENLQNEQNTTESVTEQPTAEELLAEEKDRYIRLYAEFENYKRRTLKEKMEFAQYANTEMMIAMLSVLDDFERAIKEIAKSGNESDLKGVELIYQKFKNTLSDKGLKTVEVNAGDEFNVDFHEAITSIPAPSEELKGKIVDVVETGYQLHDRVIRFAKVVTGN
- a CDS encoding Nramp family divalent metal transporter, which produces MKKPWRRNNDQNSLSESFASIHIPTDGSFWKKLFAFAGPGLMVAVGYMDPGNWATDIAGGSQFGYTLLSVILLSNIFAIILQHLSLKLGIAAERDLAQACRDHFSPTVNFILWVLCEIAIIACDLAEVIGSAIALNLLFGIPLPVGILITGIDVLLILMLQSKGFRWLESFVAGLIFVIFACFLYEILVSQPEIMPILSNLLPKKEIIFNPSMLYIAIGILGATVMPHNLYLHSSLVQTRAYPRTSEGKKMAIKFATIDSTVSLLFAFFINAAILIVSAATFHNSGYKDVADIHDAYKLLSPILGTSLASILFAVALLASGQNSTLTGTLAGQIVMEGFLNLKLKPWLRRLITRLLAIVPAFIIAIIYGEKGTTDLLVLSQVILSMQLSFAVIPLVMFTSDKLKMGEFVNKPALKTLAWIISIIIVVLNLYLLYQTFTGK
- a CDS encoding OmpA family protein, with the translated sequence MSLIDLIKPQLNQELISEAAIQLGESESNVSKALGSLFPAVLGVFAQHSKQDDVINALLETSSLDFSENLLEKAGNSPEIQDIISKILGEKSEQILSYVSEYANINKSSAENLLKVATAATLQGIKKCAHENGLDDQGILSKLAENRYLIPALLPAGMSLEQLGLENLLEKNTETLVETSAPITHKTKEEVKILHQENSEKSSFWKWLLPLLILGIVAWFLWNQLAQKEVLKTKTTTENVTIIPEPIPADSLSDAQKKIDFKGNSLQVVSDGLEDRMITFLKADNYKNAKDDDALKSTWYEFDQVTFASGKSDQLTSGTEQIANLIKILKAYPEVKIKIGAYTDKSGTETENLALSQARADFIKNELTKAGLEKQIVNAEGYGSKFATLPATATEEERAIDRKIALRFAK